In Sphingomonas psychrotolerans, the following proteins share a genomic window:
- a CDS encoding SDR family oxidoreductase, with protein MTILVTGATGRIGRHVIDQLLARDADVRALVRNPATANLPARVSVVQGDLFDTDSLRSAFSGVSTLFLLNAVAADEFTQALIALNVARETGIERVVYLSVIHGDLYANVPHFAVKFAVERAIEQMGMPATILRPAYFIDNDITIKDVVTGHGVYPMPIGSKGLAMVDARDIGEIAAIELLRREQSSIPLPLDHITLVGPDTLTGADVAGIWTEVLGRPIAYAGDDTARFEQTLRQFSPGWMAFDMRLMAERFQSEGMIPAAGEVERLTALLGRPLRSYRDFAAEIAA; from the coding sequence ATGACCATTCTCGTTACCGGCGCTACCGGCCGTATCGGCCGCCACGTGATCGACCAGCTCCTCGCCCGCGACGCCGATGTCCGCGCGCTCGTCCGCAATCCTGCAACGGCCAACCTCCCCGCGAGGGTCAGCGTCGTCCAGGGCGATCTGTTCGACACCGACTCGCTGCGCAGTGCATTCTCCGGCGTCTCGACGCTGTTCTTGCTGAACGCAGTGGCGGCAGATGAATTCACCCAGGCGCTGATCGCGCTAAACGTGGCCCGCGAGACCGGCATCGAGCGAGTCGTGTACCTGTCGGTGATCCACGGCGATCTCTACGCCAACGTACCGCACTTCGCGGTCAAATTCGCCGTGGAGCGCGCGATCGAGCAGATGGGCATGCCGGCCACTATCCTGCGCCCTGCCTATTTCATCGACAACGATATCACCATCAAGGACGTGGTAACCGGCCACGGGGTGTACCCGATGCCGATCGGCAGCAAGGGACTGGCGATGGTCGATGCGCGCGACATCGGCGAGATCGCGGCGATCGAGCTTCTGCGCCGCGAGCAGTCCAGCATCCCGCTGCCGCTCGATCACATCACGCTCGTCGGTCCCGATACGCTGACCGGCGCGGACGTCGCTGGCATCTGGACCGAGGTGCTTGGCCGCCCGATCGCTTATGCTGGCGACGACACTGCCAGGTTCGAGCAGACTTTGCGACAGTTCTCGCCGGGCTGGATGGCGTTCGACATGCGGCTGATGGCCGAGCGCTTCCAGAGCGAGGGCATGATCCCCGCTGCGGGCGAGGTCGAACGCCTCACCGCACTGCTCGGCCGGCCGCTGCGCTCCTATCGCGATTTCGCCGCCGAGATCGCCGCTTGA